The following proteins come from a genomic window of Yinghuangia sp. ASG 101:
- a CDS encoding helix-turn-helix domain-containing protein, translating to MQFQERELTPGASPRHLYGAEIRRQRKLVNMSLVALADILGYSRVHVSRFETAERAIPPELPPKLDIAFGTNGTFVAMYELIKNEVFPDFARRFMELESKATRMRKYMSATVPGLLQTPGYALALLREFQPGAKKEKIQEDLNARLSRQGILVRDEPPHLLVVLDEAVLRRPVGGPAVMAEQLEHLLAVEESSNVLLQIVPFGLGSHALMGGSLTLLTQGDGTQVAYLEGSHTGQLLEDVTTVAGYDLAYDRVRAKALTQEASSATIHAALKEYE from the coding sequence ATGCAATTCCAAGAACGGGAGTTGACGCCCGGCGCGTCACCCCGTCACCTCTACGGCGCCGAAATCCGACGCCAACGCAAACTCGTCAACATGTCACTCGTGGCCCTCGCCGACATCCTCGGTTACAGCCGTGTCCACGTCTCCCGCTTCGAGACCGCCGAGCGGGCCATCCCACCGGAGCTGCCGCCAAAGCTCGACATCGCCTTCGGAACGAACGGCACGTTCGTGGCGATGTATGAACTGATCAAGAACGAGGTCTTCCCGGACTTCGCACGGCGATTCATGGAATTGGAGTCCAAGGCCACACGGATGCGCAAGTACATGTCCGCGACAGTGCCGGGGCTGCTTCAGACGCCCGGCTACGCGCTGGCCCTGCTGCGGGAGTTCCAACCTGGCGCCAAGAAGGAAAAGATCCAGGAAGACCTGAACGCTCGTCTGAGCCGACAGGGAATCCTTGTCCGGGACGAGCCACCCCATCTGCTGGTCGTTCTGGACGAAGCCGTACTGCGTCGGCCCGTGGGCGGGCCCGCGGTCATGGCCGAACAGTTGGAACACTTGCTCGCCGTCGAGGAGTCGTCGAACGTACTGCTGCAAATCGTTCCGTTCGGGCTCGGCAGTCATGCCCTCATGGGAGGTTCGCTGACCCTGCTCACACAAGGCGACGGAACTCAAGTCGCCTACTTGGAAGGCAGCCACACGGGGCAACTCCTGGAAGACGTGACCACGGTCGCCGGATACGACTTGGCGTACGATCGCGTCCGCGCCAAGGCACTGACGCAGGAGGCGTCAAGCGCCACGATCCACGCGGCATTGAAGGAGTACGAGTGA
- a CDS encoding DUF397 domain-containing protein, protein MRTSAHAKTLTWRKSSHSNGMGGDCVEVASGTPGVIPVRDSKIPAHGMLTLPASTWEALTHTLKHA, encoded by the coding sequence ATGCGAACCTCAGCCCACGCAAAGACCCTGACCTGGCGCAAGTCGAGCCACAGCAACGGCATGGGCGGCGACTGCGTCGAGGTCGCCTCGGGCACCCCGGGTGTGATACCCGTCCGCGACAGCAAGATCCCGGCACACGGCATGCTCACCCTGCCCGCCTCCACCTGGGAAGCGCTCACCCACACCCTCAAGCACGCCTGA
- a CDS encoding ABC transporter substrate-binding protein, with protein sequence MRITGFRRTTARPGRARAVTALALAAGLLAAGCGRGGEDGEANTGRPSAASADSADFGDLTQVCRAGDPSGSPAQGVTDKKIQVGVMSDIGFSKNPEFPDAAKVFTSWCNAAGGINGRKLEPVTRDVKMNEVRQRVIEACREDFALVGGGAGYDGLGTKDRLSCLLPDFPGQTTQTENQGSDLQVSVQSVATGYWPKEGLYNWLVKEAYPETRGSIGIILGDSAPTRVMRDKTIETLRAVGAEPPVYTDIYPAAGVSDWTPYAQALKDKGVKGLVWLGDFRNLAKLEQVLTTMQYKPDWIDTHSNSYSPDFIKVAGQESLAYQNNLADIGGFHPLEIPGPAVQDLKDLYAKYAPGANITYPALKAFSAWLLFAKSAVACGDNLTRKCVYENARKETAWTGGGLQAPTDLSQKLPVTCHNVVKATPGGWTAADFHPTDGIYRCDAPATRLAGDYGRPFTLADVGKSIDDFR encoded by the coding sequence GTGCGAATAACCGGATTCCGCAGAACCACGGCAAGACCCGGCCGAGCCCGGGCCGTCACCGCCCTGGCCCTGGCCGCCGGACTGCTCGCCGCCGGGTGCGGCCGTGGCGGGGAGGACGGGGAAGCGAACACCGGGCGGCCGTCGGCCGCTTCGGCGGATTCCGCCGACTTCGGCGACCTGACGCAGGTCTGCCGCGCGGGCGACCCGTCGGGCAGCCCGGCGCAAGGTGTGACGGACAAGAAGATCCAGGTCGGTGTCATGTCCGACATCGGCTTCAGCAAGAACCCGGAGTTCCCGGACGCGGCGAAGGTGTTCACCTCGTGGTGCAACGCCGCCGGCGGGATCAACGGCCGCAAGCTCGAACCCGTCACGCGCGACGTGAAGATGAACGAGGTCCGCCAGCGCGTCATCGAGGCGTGCCGCGAGGACTTCGCCCTCGTGGGCGGCGGAGCGGGCTACGACGGCCTGGGGACGAAGGACCGGCTGTCGTGCCTGCTGCCGGACTTCCCCGGACAGACCACGCAGACCGAGAACCAGGGCTCGGACCTCCAGGTCTCCGTCCAGTCCGTCGCCACCGGCTACTGGCCCAAGGAGGGCCTGTACAACTGGCTGGTCAAGGAGGCGTACCCCGAGACGCGCGGCTCGATCGGCATCATCCTCGGCGACTCCGCGCCCACGCGCGTCATGCGCGACAAGACGATCGAGACGCTGCGGGCGGTCGGCGCGGAACCGCCCGTCTACACCGACATCTATCCGGCGGCCGGTGTCAGCGACTGGACGCCGTACGCCCAGGCCCTCAAGGACAAGGGTGTCAAAGGCCTGGTCTGGCTCGGGGACTTCCGCAACCTCGCGAAGCTCGAACAGGTCCTGACGACGATGCAGTACAAGCCGGACTGGATCGACACCCACTCCAACTCCTACAGCCCCGACTTCATCAAGGTCGCCGGGCAGGAGAGCCTCGCGTACCAGAACAACCTGGCCGACATCGGCGGCTTCCACCCCCTGGAGATCCCCGGCCCGGCGGTGCAGGACCTCAAGGACCTGTACGCGAAGTACGCGCCCGGCGCGAACATCACCTATCCCGCGCTGAAGGCGTTCTCCGCGTGGCTGCTGTTCGCCAAGTCCGCGGTCGCGTGCGGCGACAACCTCACCCGCAAGTGCGTCTACGAGAACGCGCGGAAGGAGACCGCGTGGACGGGAGGCGGGCTCCAGGCCCCCACCGACCTGTCGCAGAAGCTCCCGGTCACGTGCCACAACGTCGTCAAGGCCACGCCCGGAGGCTGGACGGCCGCCGACTTCCACCCCACCGACGGCATCTACCGCTGCGACGCCCCCGCGACCAGGCTCGCGGGCGACTACGGACGCCCGTTCACCCTGGCCGACGTGGGCAAGAGCATCGACGACTTCCGCTGA
- a CDS encoding IclR family transcriptional regulator, whose translation MARPAPASVRATSIVSFLTAHPSRGFTISELVRHLGMNIASAHATLAVLCDCGFVVRDPVHRTYVLGPALAATGHAAHQQHPAIDAATEQADRLADELDAEVGVTAIAGRDVIFLARRGPEPLAPSIGYPGDRSPLLAPIGAVFMAWADHDTTTAWIQRAALPPELAAYYREILADVRAQGFSVPMPPIASPAMIGAMARLRDEPADDHAEANLRDVLQRTSEMHLPLGSLADSDEVVFKTVAAPIFDPIGRVLLSLSVTGPDHPVRVDKILELGRRVAKSASAATRQSRGRAPAPPKAAGVG comes from the coding sequence ATGGCCCGTCCTGCGCCCGCGTCCGTCCGTGCCACGAGCATCGTGTCGTTCCTGACCGCGCATCCGTCGCGGGGCTTCACGATCAGCGAGTTGGTCCGGCATCTGGGGATGAACATCGCGTCGGCGCACGCCACCCTCGCGGTGCTGTGCGACTGCGGGTTCGTCGTGCGCGACCCCGTGCACCGCACCTACGTCCTGGGCCCCGCGCTCGCCGCCACCGGACACGCCGCGCACCAGCAGCACCCCGCCATCGACGCCGCCACCGAGCAGGCCGACCGGCTCGCCGACGAACTCGACGCCGAGGTCGGCGTCACCGCCATCGCCGGACGCGACGTCATCTTCCTCGCCCGCCGCGGACCCGAACCCCTCGCCCCCAGCATCGGCTACCCCGGCGACCGCTCCCCCCTCCTCGCCCCCATCGGCGCCGTCTTCATGGCCTGGGCCGACCACGACACCACCACCGCATGGATCCAACGCGCCGCACTGCCGCCGGAGTTGGCGGCGTACTACCGCGAGATCCTGGCCGACGTCCGCGCTCAAGGGTTCAGCGTCCCGATGCCCCCGATCGCGTCCCCCGCGATGATCGGCGCGATGGCGCGGCTGCGCGACGAACCGGCCGACGACCACGCCGAGGCCAACCTCAGGGACGTCCTGCAGCGGACCAGTGAGATGCACCTCCCGCTGGGCAGCCTCGCCGACTCCGACGAAGTCGTCTTCAAGACCGTCGCCGCGCCGATCTTCGATCCGATCGGGCGCGTGCTGCTGTCACTGAGCGTCACCGGGCCCGACCACCCGGTCCGCGTCGACAAGATCCTCGAACTCGGCCGCCGCGTCGCCAAGTCCGCGTCCGCCGCCACCCGGCAGTCCCGAGGCCGCGCCCCGGCACCCCCGAAGGCCGCGGGCGTCGGCTGA
- a CDS encoding SDR family oxidoreductase, producing the protein MTTVGIVTGAGRGMGKACARRLAGTVDTLLLIDVNKDSAHEAAAELPAGTAEAFPLDITDRDGLDRLAARVAELGTLRSVAHVAGISPTMADWRRIVTVDLVATALLGEVLRPLSGPGTATVCFASMAPRLGPEPSADVLAELDAPLADGFLDRLRAAAGDAIEAPGIAYSTAKLGVTRYVRREAVRLGPSGARVCSLSPGLIDTPQGRQEAEGHAGIAELLRRTPLDRMGRSEEIAAVVAFLLSDEASFVNGIDLLVDGGVCAAVVDPPGASGTSGA; encoded by the coding sequence ATGACGACCGTCGGAATCGTGACCGGTGCGGGACGCGGCATGGGCAAGGCGTGCGCACGACGCCTCGCCGGAACCGTGGACACCCTGCTCCTGATCGACGTCAACAAGGACAGCGCACACGAGGCCGCCGCGGAACTGCCCGCCGGCACCGCGGAGGCCTTCCCCCTGGACATCACCGACCGTGACGGCCTGGACAGGCTCGCGGCGCGCGTGGCGGAACTGGGCACGCTGCGCTCGGTCGCCCACGTCGCCGGGATCTCCCCCACGATGGCCGACTGGCGGCGGATCGTGACGGTGGACCTCGTCGCGACCGCCCTGCTCGGCGAGGTGCTGCGCCCGCTCTCCGGCCCCGGGACGGCGACCGTGTGCTTCGCCTCGATGGCGCCGCGCCTGGGCCCGGAGCCGTCGGCGGACGTCCTCGCGGAACTGGACGCCCCGCTCGCCGACGGGTTCCTCGATCGGCTGCGCGCCGCCGCGGGCGACGCGATCGAGGCACCGGGGATCGCCTACTCCACGGCCAAGCTCGGCGTCACCCGGTACGTCCGCCGGGAAGCCGTGCGACTCGGCCCGTCGGGCGCCCGCGTCTGCTCCCTCTCCCCCGGCCTGATCGACACTCCCCAGGGCCGCCAGGAGGCCGAGGGCCACGCGGGTATCGCCGAACTGCTGCGCCGCACTCCCCTGGACCGCATGGGCCGCTCCGAGGAGATCGCCGCGGTCGTCGCCTTCCTGCTGTCGGACGAGGCCTCGTTCGTGAACGGCATCGACCTTCTCGTCGACGGAGGCGTGTGCGCGGCGGTCGTCGACCCGCCTGGCGCGTCGGGCACCTCGGGCGCGTAG
- a CDS encoding right-handed parallel beta-helix repeat-containing protein, with protein sequence MVTSETRRPSRAITRTLTAAVVGTSVALLPAAATAGPGGVGAGAPAKAAKGKAAGGTTYYVDADGGSDDAAGTSSGAAWRSLDRVAEQDLAPGDAVLFARGRTWTGELVLSRSGTADAPITVGAYGSGDRPVVTGGANCVTVTGAHWLITDLRATACDWAGFELRGHHTTLRRVRADNSVAGVSITDDAHHNTVRDSALVDNNRMSVNTPGGDDDSGAFGVLLNGDDNVIAHNTITGSYAESHDYGVDGAAVEVYNGDRNRVEYNITRDNETFTELGHQDGETADDNVFAYNVVTSTHDTGAFLVTRGADDGLGPVRGTVAVNNSVSIPAEGGEGWTCYGGCDATILKLRNNVIAVGGKTGYEDGDGADEDTSVYDGGRRQFEPGPDSVTGDPRFTGAKDLRVRAGSPAIGRGEPVGYAVDITGAPVPASGATAGAYEYQG encoded by the coding sequence ATGGTCACTTCCGAAACCCGACGGCCGTCCCGCGCGATCACGCGGACGCTGACCGCCGCCGTCGTGGGAACCTCCGTCGCGCTGCTTCCGGCCGCCGCGACCGCCGGGCCGGGCGGTGTGGGGGCCGGGGCGCCCGCGAAGGCCGCGAAGGGGAAGGCCGCCGGGGGCACGACGTACTACGTGGACGCGGACGGTGGTTCGGACGACGCGGCGGGCACGTCGTCCGGGGCCGCGTGGCGATCGCTCGACCGCGTCGCGGAGCAGGATCTCGCCCCGGGCGACGCCGTGTTGTTCGCGCGCGGCCGGACATGGACGGGAGAACTCGTGCTGTCGCGCAGCGGCACCGCCGACGCGCCCATCACGGTCGGCGCGTACGGCTCCGGCGACCGGCCCGTCGTGACCGGAGGCGCGAACTGCGTCACGGTCACCGGCGCCCATTGGCTGATCACCGACCTGCGCGCGACCGCGTGCGACTGGGCCGGCTTCGAATTGCGGGGCCACCACACCACCCTGCGCCGGGTCCGCGCCGACAACAGCGTCGCGGGTGTCTCGATCACCGACGACGCGCACCACAACACCGTGCGGGACTCGGCGCTGGTCGACAACAACCGCATGAGTGTGAACACCCCTGGAGGGGACGACGATTCGGGCGCGTTCGGGGTCCTGCTGAACGGCGACGACAACGTCATCGCGCACAACACCATCACCGGCAGCTACGCCGAGAGCCACGACTACGGCGTCGACGGCGCCGCGGTCGAGGTGTACAACGGCGACCGCAACCGTGTCGAGTACAACATCACGCGCGACAACGAGACGTTCACCGAACTCGGCCACCAAGACGGGGAAACCGCCGACGACAACGTCTTCGCGTACAACGTGGTGACCTCGACGCACGACACCGGCGCCTTCCTGGTCACCCGGGGCGCGGACGACGGTCTGGGCCCGGTGCGCGGCACGGTGGCCGTGAACAACTCGGTGTCGATTCCCGCCGAGGGCGGCGAGGGCTGGACCTGCTACGGCGGATGCGACGCGACCATCCTCAAGCTCCGCAACAACGTGATCGCGGTCGGCGGCAAGACCGGCTACGAGGACGGCGACGGCGCGGACGAGGACACGAGCGTCTACGACGGCGGCCGACGGCAGTTCGAGCCCGGCCCCGACTCGGTCACCGGCGACCCGCGGTTCACCGGTGCCAAGGATCTGCGCGTGCGGGCCGGCAGTCCGGCCATCGGACGCGGCGAGCCGGTGGGCTACGCGGTCGACATCACGGGCGCGCCGGTCCCGGCCTCCGGGGCGACGGCCGGGGCGTACGAGTACCAGGGGTAA
- a CDS encoding NAD(P)H-dependent amine dehydrogenase family protein: protein MTETVHRVVQWATGGIGQVSIRHLVENPHTELVGVLVTNPDKVGKDAGEIAGIANVGLAATDDKDAILALDADCVHFAPLVPDIDMVCRLLRSGKNVVSPLGPFYPTDQFREDVEKIEAACREGGVSFHGSGIHPGYAGDILPLTLARLTGRVDHVRVYELVDFLKNPSPWMERMGFGRDPEDLAANPSRSPEAIGHFAQSMAMIAEGLGKKIDGMRSQQQFAVATKDIEYANGVIPAGTVAGQRYEWTALLDGEPRITFFTVWTVGHENIEPDWEVPDGRYRVEIEGEPSLDLTLDGNATGRNWTAYAGLTAIPAVCAADPGFVSHLDLGVVRPRGLIR, encoded by the coding sequence ATGACCGAGACAGTCCACCGCGTCGTGCAATGGGCGACCGGCGGTATCGGCCAGGTATCCATCCGACACCTGGTGGAGAACCCCCATACGGAACTCGTCGGGGTCCTGGTCACCAATCCGGACAAGGTCGGGAAGGACGCCGGTGAGATCGCGGGAATCGCGAACGTCGGCCTGGCCGCGACCGACGACAAGGACGCGATCCTCGCCCTGGACGCCGACTGCGTGCATTTCGCCCCGCTGGTCCCGGACATCGACATGGTGTGCCGGTTGCTGCGTTCCGGAAAGAACGTGGTCTCGCCGCTCGGCCCGTTCTATCCGACCGACCAATTCCGGGAGGACGTCGAAAAGATCGAGGCGGCCTGCCGGGAGGGCGGCGTCTCGTTCCACGGTTCGGGAATCCACCCCGGTTACGCGGGCGACATCCTCCCGCTCACCCTCGCCCGGCTCACCGGCCGGGTCGACCACGTGCGGGTCTACGAACTCGTCGACTTCCTGAAGAATCCGTCGCCCTGGATGGAGCGCATGGGATTCGGGCGCGACCCCGAGGATTTGGCCGCGAATCCCAGCCGGTCGCCCGAGGCGATCGGGCATTTCGCGCAATCCATGGCGATGATCGCGGAAGGCCTCGGAAAGAAGATCGACGGCATGCGGTCCCAGCAGCAATTTGCCGTCGCCACCAAGGACATCGAGTACGCGAACGGCGTCATTCCCGCGGGCACCGTCGCGGGCCAGCGGTACGAATGGACCGCGTTGCTGGACGGCGAGCCGCGCATCACCTTCTTCACGGTCTGGACCGTCGGCCACGAGAACATCGAGCCCGACTGGGAGGTCCCCGACGGCCGCTACCGCGTCGAGATCGAAGGCGAACCGTCCCTGGACCTGACGCTCGACGGCAACGCCACCGGCCGCAACTGGACCGCGTACGCCGGGCTCACCGCCATTCCGGCGGTCTGCGCCGCCGACCCCGGCTTCGTCTCCCACCTCGACCTGGGCGTGGTCCGGCCGCGCGGCCTGATCCGCTGA
- a CDS encoding TetR/AcrR family transcriptional regulator produces the protein MPEQGRRRGRPRDAGISERALGAARELLVEQGFEATTIQAVAERSGVHASAIYRRWPSRIELIHEATFPGLGTPSLAPTGELAHDLLAFVRAYLDVLGAPAARAAAAGLLAHRQASPEFDPSEFYLRVSTRPKLRDILDAAPPSAVDPDVDPDDVFDMLLGAVLCHGLLPDIARRPHPAERITDMLVRILRPLPDAPGREGR, from the coding sequence ATGCCAGAACAGGGACGACGCCGGGGTCGCCCTCGGGACGCGGGCATCAGCGAGCGCGCCCTCGGCGCGGCACGTGAACTCCTCGTGGAACAGGGCTTCGAGGCCACCACGATCCAGGCCGTCGCCGAGCGCTCCGGTGTGCACGCGTCGGCGATCTACCGGCGCTGGCCGTCGAGGATCGAACTCATCCACGAAGCCACGTTCCCCGGCCTCGGCACCCCCAGCCTGGCACCCACCGGCGAACTCGCCCACGACCTGCTCGCGTTCGTCCGCGCGTACTTGGACGTGCTCGGCGCCCCGGCGGCCCGCGCCGCCGCGGCCGGTCTGCTCGCGCATCGGCAGGCGTCGCCCGAGTTCGACCCGTCCGAGTTCTATTTGCGCGTCTCGACACGACCGAAATTGCGCGACATTCTCGACGCCGCACCGCCGTCCGCCGTCGATCCCGATGTGGACCCGGACGACGTCTTCGACATGCTCCTCGGCGCGGTCCTCTGCCACGGGCTGCTGCCCGACATCGCCCGACGCCCGCACCCCGCCGAACGCATCACGGACATGCTCGTCCGCATACTGCGGCCCCTGCCCGACGCCCCCGGCCGCGAAGGCCGCTGA
- a CDS encoding SDR family NAD(P)-dependent oxidoreductase, whose amino-acid sequence MEFEGRSAVVAGGAGGLGGATVRRLAAGGVGVVVLDPQGDRADALVAELGGRARVVVGDSNDDDAVAAAVSAAQDLGVFSIAVSATGVVIPSPRLVDGDGAPMPKDVLLANLELHVLGPFNLARLCAAAFAANTPDADGQRGVIVQTASISAFDAQSTMVPYAAAKGAVASMILPMARDLAPFGVRVCAIAPGAIATPRLSTPRIQQALMGDIVFPKRLGKADEYAMLAEAIIRNPYLNAEVIRLDGAARLSAEFGGRPAPRA is encoded by the coding sequence ATGGAGTTCGAAGGCCGATCCGCCGTCGTGGCCGGGGGTGCGGGCGGGCTGGGTGGGGCGACCGTGCGGCGGCTCGCGGCCGGCGGCGTGGGGGTGGTCGTCCTGGACCCACAGGGCGACCGGGCCGACGCGCTCGTGGCCGAACTCGGCGGCCGGGCACGCGTCGTCGTCGGCGACAGCAACGACGACGACGCCGTGGCGGCGGCCGTCTCCGCGGCCCAAGACCTCGGCGTCTTCTCCATCGCCGTCAGCGCCACCGGCGTCGTCATCCCGAGCCCGCGCCTCGTGGACGGCGACGGGGCGCCCATGCCGAAGGACGTCCTGCTCGCCAACCTCGAACTGCACGTGCTCGGCCCGTTCAACCTGGCCCGCCTGTGCGCCGCCGCGTTCGCCGCCAACACCCCGGACGCCGACGGGCAGCGCGGCGTCATCGTGCAGACCGCCTCGATCAGCGCGTTCGACGCGCAGTCGACCATGGTCCCCTACGCCGCGGCGAAGGGCGCGGTCGCCTCGATGATCCTCCCCATGGCCCGCGACCTCGCGCCGTTCGGCGTCCGCGTCTGCGCGATCGCCCCGGGAGCCATCGCCACCCCGCGGCTGTCCACACCGCGGATCCAACAGGCGCTCATGGGCGACATCGTCTTCCCCAAGCGCCTGGGCAAAGCGGACGAGTACGCCATGCTCGCCGAGGCGATCATCCGCAACCCGTACCTGAACGCGGAGGTCATCCGACTCGACGGCGCCGCACGCCTGTCCGCGGAATTCGGCGGCCGACCGGCCCCGCGAGCCTGA
- a CDS encoding GntR family transcriptional regulator, whose product MSRPSSGDQVADHVRRLIWDGTLRNGDHLRQDDIANDLGVSRIPVREALIALERQGWVSLEPHRGAFIRGLDEVAVGDHYAFLGALYALTARRVTERAEDSAIEALDEARLLAAAAPSADEFLSRNEVFLRRFYAAANSSRLSSISRMTSGVVPGNYFATVPAGRAIQEDALADAMEALRARDGDRAASVFEHAFARHGQAVIDVLRGHRAAAGNELA is encoded by the coding sequence ATGAGCCGTCCCAGCAGCGGTGACCAGGTCGCTGACCACGTCCGCAGGTTGATCTGGGACGGCACGCTCCGCAACGGCGACCACCTGCGGCAGGACGACATCGCCAACGACCTTGGGGTGAGCCGGATTCCGGTGCGTGAGGCGCTGATCGCGCTCGAACGCCAGGGCTGGGTCAGCCTGGAGCCGCACCGAGGCGCGTTCATCCGGGGCCTGGACGAGGTCGCGGTGGGCGACCACTACGCGTTCCTCGGGGCGCTGTACGCCCTGACCGCGCGGCGTGTCACCGAACGCGCCGAGGACTCCGCGATCGAGGCGCTGGACGAGGCGCGGCTCTTGGCCGCCGCGGCCCCGTCCGCCGACGAATTCCTCAGCCGCAACGAGGTGTTCCTCCGGCGGTTCTACGCCGCCGCCAACTCGTCGCGCCTGTCGTCGATTTCCCGGATGACGTCGGGCGTCGTGCCCGGCAATTACTTCGCGACGGTACCGGCCGGCCGCGCGATCCAGGAGGACGCGCTCGCCGACGCGATGGAGGCGCTGCGGGCCCGGGACGGCGACCGCGCGGCGTCCGTTTTCGAGCACGCGTTCGCCCGGCACGGGCAGGCCGTCATCGACGTACTGCGCGGACACCGGGCCGCCGCCGGCAACGAACTCGCTTGA
- a CDS encoding transcriptional regulator, translated as MTDARFDELIHPSTRLSLVATLAAAEWAEFAFLKDRLNLSDSALSKQLTTLEEAGYVATERRLAGSRRRRYARLTDTGREAFNGHIAALREILADAAPAEGPPV; from the coding sequence ATGACGGACGCGCGCTTCGACGAGCTGATCCACCCCAGTACGCGCCTGTCCCTCGTGGCGACCCTGGCGGCGGCCGAATGGGCGGAGTTCGCGTTCCTCAAGGACCGGCTCAACCTGTCCGACTCGGCGCTGTCCAAACAGCTCACGACGCTTGAGGAAGCCGGCTATGTCGCGACGGAACGCCGTCTCGCCGGCAGCCGCCGCAGGCGCTACGCGCGGCTCACCGACACCGGGCGGGAGGCGTTCAACGGCCACATCGCCGCGCTGCGGGAGATCCTGGCCGACGCGGCCCCGGCCGAAGGGCCTCCGGTGTAG